The uncultured Cohaesibacter sp. genome window below encodes:
- a CDS encoding tail protein X, with protein MAEVVKTGEYLEHLTVAGDRWDLLAWDYYGDASKDTLIIEENRDLYVTSLLSIPALLPTGLTLRIPVIEQSALDDSQLPPWKRTGNS; from the coding sequence ATGGCTGAGGTCGTTAAAACGGGTGAATATCTTGAGCATTTAACGGTTGCCGGGGATCGTTGGGATCTTTTGGCATGGGACTATTATGGTGACGCCAGCAAGGACACGCTGATCATTGAAGAGAACCGGGATCTCTATGTCACGTCTCTGCTATCCATTCCTGCTCTGCTGCCAACCGGTCTGACCCTGCGTATCCCGGTGATCGAGCAATCGGCGCTAGATGACAGCCAGTTGCCACCCTGGAAACGGACTGGCAACTCATGA
- a CDS encoding phage tail protein, with protein sequence MTVYAYLGDFVLGQDNAMSGPKSDSQKWGNSIHQHKVVRGKPVPQYAGEELDKRTLTFFFDESFCDPQSEYARLKAARSSGSVMAFTSGYGDYDGTHYQITSVSPTIEKTTKGGRIVRLSASIELLEVPGAAISFSSAVSALATAASALINPLTKKG encoded by the coding sequence ATGACGGTCTATGCCTATCTTGGTGACTTCGTTCTGGGGCAGGACAATGCCATGTCCGGCCCGAAGTCTGACAGCCAGAAATGGGGCAACAGCATCCATCAGCATAAGGTGGTGCGGGGCAAGCCCGTTCCGCAATATGCAGGTGAAGAACTAGACAAACGGACCCTTACCTTCTTTTTCGATGAGAGCTTCTGCGATCCCCAATCGGAATATGCGCGCCTGAAAGCTGCCCGGTCATCAGGCTCCGTCATGGCCTTCACGTCCGGCTATGGTGACTATGACGGCACCCATTATCAGATCACGTCTGTGTCTCCCACAATTGAGAAGACCACAAAGGGTGGCCGTATCGTTCGCCTGTCGGCCAGCATTGAGCTGCTGGAAGTTCCCGGCGCGGCCATCTCCTTCAGCTCTGCGGTCTCGGCACTTGCAACAGCCGCGTCAGCCCTCATCAATCCCCTGACCAAGAAAGGATAG